gcatcataaaggggacttttggacttttgggaattttgaactttgaattccgaattttctagagagagagagagtacttgtctttgagagaattcttgtattctggtaatctgcactgaagaaactcagttgactcaggttcatctgatcttgagtgcagatctataatcacaactctaagtggattaggctattaccatcatattggggctgaaccactataaaatcgtctgtgtcgtttattttctcttgaagattttatcgtttttgacgttcacacgtcgttggccaaaaacgtggtcaacaGACCCTAATGCTGCCAGTTAATAAAAGTTcaatgccgacagtcataaaatgtcgccaaaattcaaataaaaaattataattaatgaatagtgtaattttaaaaataaactaaattttgtaaatatatatttataaaaattaagtatttattaaaaacttttaaaactagattttttttgtttctaaatttttcatattattaacttttgtatttataataatttttatatcaaaatttaaatttattattctttaacatatttataaaagtaactatattattctttaacacatttataaaatttgtattagttaaaaaagagttgttttattaattggaaaattattgtaaaaaaattaatgaatattataattttaaaaataaactaaattatgtaaatatatatatacataaattatgtatttattaaaatgtcgtcaaaattcaaataaaaaaatctaaaaatattgttaatgaataatttaattttaaaaataaaattacttatgtaaatatatatttataaaaattatgtatttattaaaatcttaaatttttcatattattaacttttgtatttataacaatttttatattaaaaaattataattaatgaataataaaattttaaaaataaactaaattatgtaaatatgtatttattaaaaacttttaaaagtacatttttttgtttctaaatttttcatattattaacttttgtatatataataatttttatattaaattttaaattaattatgatattaagagtaacaatacattaatttaattttataaaaaaaattatttgaataatttgtcaaactttttaatgatattaaatagtacaatataatatttacaattttgatttttaaaaaaataatatataatgtaGTTAGCCAGTTTCAAACCCCCAACCTTCAAATCAAGTTAAGTTACTCTTCAAATAATATATATGGTTTCGTGCGCATATGTCAATTTTTTGTTTCGCGCGAAACCAAAATAAAAGCCCCCaattttttgtttccccttcTATAATTGATACTTTTTCTCTCAGACCCATACCCCAAACCCCAATCTCTCATCTCAGACCCCAAACCACTCTCTCTCCTCTCAGACCCCAAAACTCAAACCCCAAACCTCTATAAGTCTCCCTCTCTCTTCTTTCAGACCTCAAACCCCAAACCACTCAAACCCCAAACGATTGAACCCCAAACTCTCGGGCATCCTCCGATCATCCTCTCGAGCAGCGGCACCCTCCGATCATCTCCTCGGGCAGCGGCGTCCTCTCAGGCAGCTCCATCGTAGGCGGCGTCCCCAAGCTCTCTGATCATCGTAGGCGGCATTCACGACATTCacaagtgtatatatatattgttaataACAACAGATCAATGTATATGGAAAAAACATATATAGTCACAATTTATAAAgtccacactactacaaaaatgggttttcccgacagtttttaactgtcgctattgagcaacgacAGTCGattaactgtcgtatttgcctatgccggcataggggtagctacgccgacagttaatacatgtcgccgttgctggcaacgctgACAGTTAATAAGTGTCGTCGTTGTTGACAACGCCAACAATTAatacgtgtcgccgttgctggtaacgccgacagttattaggtgtcgccgttgctggcaacgccgacagttttTAGATGTGCCGTTGCAGGCAACGCCGACAATTATTAAGTGTTGTGATTGGCTCTCTATGGTGTAGTAAAAGAATGGacatcaaaaattaaattaatttaacattggtaacattaaatttatatttgattagttctaacaatttctaataaaagaaataaacttataaacttttttattcatcaattttataaatttattacaCAAACAACagtcaacaataaaaaaataaaccaaatttACATATTACAAAGACAAAAATTACATATCtaacttaataaaaatatatttcatcAGATCTGCTCGTATTTTCTTTGCCAGTCCACAAAATCTTGCTTGGTGGTATCCAGTGCCTTCAACAAGCTAGAGTACCTCTCACCCAGTGAACTGCAATTACTCTATAAGTTTGCTATACGAGCCACATATTCATCAGCTAGCTGTTTCTTCTCATCGATAGATTCCTCATAACACTTCAGATATTCAGACTTTTACTTATCAATTGCTTCCAGCTGCTTGTTAAGTAACGCCAACTTATCTTCGATTGACCGGCATTTTAACAGAAGTGTATTTTTCTCTAATCCAACTTGGTCAATTAATCTCTTGATGAGATCAAGTATTGGACCTTCCAAATTGGGATTTTCATTGAATTCAAAAGACATCAAAAGGCATGCCCATATACATACTATTCGCATCTACAAAaggaaatgaaaaagaaaaaggaggaaaAATCATTGCAAACCTATTTTGTAAGAACATAGCTAGCTTCTGCCATTTTCTTGGACCATGACTTGATTTTTCATACTCTGATACAAGACCACCAAGGATCTAGAAAACAAACCACCACTGAACACATAAGTCAAGTTTCCTTTTTAACTTTTTACAAGAATATGAAGGTCAAGTCTACATACATCCATCAATCAAAGAGCATTGCAAGACAAAAATAGATCAACAAAGTACTGTAATTTATATGGGAATTGCAAGAAGGACTCTACATGAACTCCAAATGGCAATCATGTTTACTCAAAATCCAAAAACTTCAAATAGAAACCAAAGCATATAAATATAAAAGACCAACTCTACTCACAACTCCAATGGTTTTCATAATAGCTAAAGCTCTATTTATTTAAATGCTTATTTTTGGAGCTAAAGCACTATTAGTTTCTCCAATGAGGATATATGGAAAAGGGGAGCGAGAGGTCAAGATCTCAAAAAGTATGGTTGTTCACACTGCTAATAAAACTAGGGCAATTGTTTGCTAAAAGAAGATTTAGAGTGGTTCATATCATTAGACTAGTTTGCAGAACATAGCATGGCTTCCTAAACCCTCGGATTTTTCATGTGTTATTCAATAATTATTGCAAAGAGGGGACTGGAGGAGAAATCTCAAAAAAATTCCGTGCAAAAAATGCATTAAAGTAATTAAATTGATATATTGTTGAAGCTACACTAAATAAAGAAGAATAAGAACCACACTTACCGAAAATGCCTACCTTCACAACATTGTCGAACTTAGCATTTGTAGCATTGCAAGTTGTTCTAAGCTTCCTTTCCATGCTTTGTAAAGCATTTGAACATTGCATTCCTGCCTCCATATATTCGTTTTTCTTGTAATCCTGCAAGTTAAGCCAATGAAAATAATAAGCATGGCGGGTGAAAAATGGTCTAACACATGAGTATGCATACAGAGACAGCCATTGCAACATATAGAAGGTAAATATTCATGGGTGCTACTGTGCTAAAAATAATGCAAGAATTAAATGCACATGATTGCTGGTTGTTGATATCTGTCTACATTTAGTGATTTTTTATGTTCTTAGGCTCTGTATTGCTTACAAGTAATTCTAACCATTGAGCTCAAGCATTCATTTAATTATAACCACTAAGTTCaagtattaatataattttagcCACTGATCTCAAGCATACAATTTAAAACCACACTTAAATTGAAAACAAATTAATCTACATGAGATTGAAGTCATTTTCATGAAAACCACACTTTCTCTAAACACAATTTAAAAATTATCATAATACCAATTGATGATGACTCATTTTTCTATTAAAACCACAAATACATCATGACGTCCAAAATAGATTATTATTTTTTACTAGGTTCGCCACTTGCACCCCAACATCCATATTCGGAGACATCACAAGTGCACAATTGGCAGGTTGAATTCAGGTCGTTTGGCCCCTAAATAGAGTTTTCCTTACCATCTATCCTAACCTGTGAGGGTAAATGAAATTGGATAAAATAGATGCATGAACTGGCACTCCTCACCCACCCTACTCATTGTACTGCCATTATGGTTTTGCCTCTGTTGAAGAAAGCTGACATGTGATGGAAATAGGGTCTTTTCATTTTCCTAGACTTATATGGACATAAAATTTCCTAAACCAGATTCTCTTAACACATTGAGATCATGAAGCATGAACAGAACTTGCATACAGTACTAGCAATGTACATTACAAACACATAATTAGAAAGCAGGAACAATGAACTATCAAGCAAAAATGAATACTTACATGGACGAACGCAGTATAATGACCACCTCCCATGCTTCCAAAGTGATTACTCACTGCATAGAGCATATAACGATTACACGGGTGACCATTTTGGTGGCCAATATATGCTGCTAAATCAAGATCATCAACAGGATAGTCAACCTATGTTTCTAGCTTATTCTTCAAAAACCAGCTATATGAAAATCACTTCAAGTGAATAACCAAGACCTCAGGCAGTCTCCAAAGTTCTAACTTATTGCTAGCTTGACGATGCTCTTTGCAGCCAGGACAAAACCCGAAGTACAAATACCAATCACAATGACAAATTAGTCGTTCAAATCTAGAATTTAAAACGTTCTAATTTTTACCAAACTGAGTATTTTCGGAACCTAATCTAAGCTCATAGTATGACCTCTGTCAACAATCAATTTTTCTTACAGTTATACCCAATAACTAATGGAGTGCAACGACTCTCTGTGAAAAATTTCTTCGAACATTTGGTGAGCAAGTTCATCCAAACTTTCAATTGAACAAATCAACACTAAGAAACAAAACCCAGCAAGCACGACACTTACACGGAAAATTTCAAAAAACACATACATTGAGAGAGAACGAAACAGGGAGAGTAAAAAAATGAATGAGATAGAGAGATTACCAGCTATGTTTAAGCCTGTGAACCCGCGCTACCATGTGCTGTCCAGCCAGCCCCGTCCTTGCGCGGTTGATCCCAACCCCCGCGTCGTCGAGCCCAGCTAGCCCGGAGAACCCCACTCACCATCGAGCCCACCCCCTGAGCCCCCAGCCGTTGTTGAGCCCTTGAACCTCCGGCAGTTGTCGAGCCCAACCCGAGCGAGAGATGGGAGGATGAAGGAGTGAGAGAGCCGAGCCCCCTGCCTCTGCATCGAGCCCGCCGCCGTGATCAGACCATCAGCCACCCACCTCGCCTGCGCGCGAAGTCCTCCATGCACACTGTCAAAGAGGGATAGAGGAAGGCTGGTTGGGTTTGAGGAAGAAAATTGGGGCTGGCGGCTAGGGCTGGTTGGGTTTGAGGAAAAGAACAAGAGAGAGTGAGATTGAGATTAAGGGTTGATAgggtttagttattattattattgtttgttaaaaaaaatttagttattattataaaaatatataaatacaaaaataatgatattaagaaaaaataatacaataaaatattaatgatatattattagtttttattttctaattatatttaaaaactaacaacttataattttttttaaaaaattgttaaaacatttaactatatataaataacttACTTTCAACCACTgctaatttttttcaaatattttcaacatgGATTTAAAAAAGTGAAAACACCAATATTATTagtgaaattttaaaattattttacaacatttaaccaataaataaaataactcttttttaattaattttttcataaatatgttaaataaataaaatttaagtatattattcattatatcataatgaatttaaattttgatatagaaATTATTATACATAAAAAGTTATTATAATgttaaaaatttagaaacaaaagaaAATCTAGCTTTTAaagttgttaattaataaattatttttataaatatatttacatgatttattttattttttaaattatattattcattaattataattttagataatttttttatttaaattttgacgACATTTTATAACTGTCGGTATTGAACTTTTATAAACTGTCGGCGTTGGAGTCAATAatgacaatttttaactgtcggcattggtctcgaattaactgtcggcgttgaggtcaatagcgacacattttaactgtcggtattggtctcgaattaactgtcggcgttggggtcaatagcaacacattttaactgtcggcattggtctcgaattaactgtcggcattggggtcaatagtgacagtcaaaagcaatggtgacagttattagctgtcggtgttggtctctatgcctacagtttttaactgtcggcgtataGTCACGCTAAGCAATTACAACAGTCAatagagttgactgtcgtggttgggtgtcaggaaagcccagttttgtagtagtgccaTCTCTTGATCCTGATTTAATTTGTTGTAGAACAAATTAATACCCAAAATTTGTTCCTCCCCTTCCGATACTTATTAATACCCAAAATTTAGTTGATGGTATTAgttatttatagattttattgtTTGGCAGAAAAGTCGTGTTGAAATTAATCAACTACTCATCACtctatatttgtttattttattgttaatattgtaaacttaatttatatatatatatatattgttttgtgAGCAGTGTAGTCTCGGCTAGAGGCATAGATTGTGATTTTGTCTAGATCTTTGGCGCATTTTACCATTGTATTGAGAGTGCTTGGGTGTATGGGGTAAGTCAGTGTTTTGAGAACTGAATAAGTTCTTGTATGAGCCGATTGgttcttgtataagtttttcctgTTTGCTTTAAGTTTTTCTTGCTGGTTTTGTGCTCTTGCTTGTTCTGTTTTGTGTGGTAATCTTAATATcaggattaaaaaatatatgctttTACTTTTTGCTCTGTGTTTTCTATTAAGTGTTCCAATTCTTAAGCTTATTTTATAGCAATCAAAGAATAGCTTAAGCTCTGTTTTTTCTGTGAAATCTTTGAAATCTcattagttgttttttttttttttgtgcaatcaATATTTATGGACTTTGTATCTTGAGGTATTCTTTTGGTTCTTTTATATGTTTAGGATTAATTAGGTGCCcattttgttattagtttgtgtatatgtgtgtttaaATCAATTTCGTATCCtgtttagagtatgatttatggttTATTTTAAAGAGTGTTATTAGTTGGTGTGTTGAGATTTTTAGTTAGAAATGCATACCTGTTTAAACTTTTTGAGTTGTCCTTAGTTTTTAAGTTGTGATTCATTACTTTGATTCACAAACATATCTTTTTTTAGATCAAGAtatgactctttttttttttcattattatttgttttaaGTGGGAAAGATTGGTTTGGTTACAAATGGGGAACTTTGTGAGTTTCTTAGCATCATTGTGGCATTCACGTGGTCACATCATCTCATCTTCTCTTTGTTCCTACCTCCCACTCTGATTCtaggtttttctttttatttatttatctatcacTATTATTATGCTTTATGCTTGATGGAATATACATGATTAAACTATAATGTTTCAAGATTTACAGTAAAGATGAGATTTTGGTGAGTGAGTTTAATTGGGTGTGCTTCCTGTCACCTGTTttctttctgggtttttcttagAAATGAATATTTGttttttgaaatattattggTGTTTTTGAGAGTTATATTCTTATTTATGTATAGAGTAAGGAGACTTTGAGTGTTTTATATACTAATATGCATTAAAATACGACTTTGAGGATATTTAGTCTTGTTTATAAGGTCATTTGGTTTTCAAGAGAAAATAGAATCCAATATATGCATTAAAATGAGATAGATGTGAGTGAACTTATTAGttaataaataatgttttggaaaTTTGCACAGACAATTACATGAGAAGTAGCAGTAGAAAGATTGTCTTGCAGCTCATCACAAGGCGATGAAGAATGTAGGAATGAGATGATATTGATATCCAAACTTCAACATAGAAATCTTATTAGGTTAGTTGGCTCACTCTTTTAGTTTTCTCTATCTATGAATCtggttgtatatatatatataaatatatgtttttttgttgtattaattctattctatttttttgtatgaaaggggaaattttttgggtttGTTATGTTAGGTCCCTCTCTCTCTCGGCATCCTAGCTACTCAGGTATGTATTTTATTATCATATTGCAAGTTAAAGTTACAACTAACTCTTATATGTGCCTTGCATTGAGCATAACTCTTATTGCTTGGATCATTTTCATTTTAT
The genomic region above belongs to Humulus lupulus chromosome 1, drHumLupu1.1, whole genome shotgun sequence and contains:
- the LOC133799248 gene encoding uncharacterized protein LOC133799248 isoform X1 yields the protein MGGGHYTAFVHDYKKNEYMEAGMQCSNALQSMERKLRTTCNATNAKFDNVVKILGGLVSEYEKSSHGPRKWQKLAMFLQNRFAMIFPPFSFSFPFVDANSMYMGMPFDVF
- the LOC133799248 gene encoding uncharacterized protein LOC133799248 isoform X2, which codes for MGGGHYTAFVHDYKKNEYMEAGMQCSNALQSMERKLRTTCNATNAKFDNVVKILGGLVSEYEKSSHGPRKWQKLAMFLQNRSNT